One Arachis hypogaea cultivar Tifrunner chromosome 18, arahy.Tifrunner.gnm2.J5K5, whole genome shotgun sequence genomic window, GTATATTTCACTAGGTCTCGCAGCTGGTCATATGTCGAAAGACCCGGTCTTCTCCTACTAGGTGCCTTGTTGATTGCTCAGCTGGTAAGCATAAACCTCTTATTCCTCTTTCAGCATatgaaattttgttttcaaaattattataacACCCAAAAATTGTATATCTCAAGTCTCTATGTTCATGGAAATAACTTGATATACAACTCTAAATTGAAATGCTAATTAAGTAGTATGTTTCATCATTAGAACATGCATATCTATTATCTCATTGTTTCCATCTTAAACAGTAGTTTGTTATTCTTTATTAAACAAGTTTTAAGACCACTTTTGCAGTTTCTAATGCTTCACTGTTATAATTATGCAGCTATCTCTAGTGAAATTCCCTCCAATCAACCATCCAAAATACTTGTAACAACTATTTTCAATTAGTGGTTCAATGATTGCAGTGATGATATCAAAAGATGCTGCTCTCATGCTTTGAACAAACTTCAGGATCATTATGGTTGGAAGGTGCTGCATGTAAATTTTGTTTTGGAAAAATAGCTTTTAacccctttctttctttgttgAATTTCTAATTGCAATATAATTGAACTGCAATTTGTTCACAATTTTCATGTAGTTCCTTTATCTATGGCTTAGTTAATTAGTatcacaaataaaataaaatgaataccCCCTATACATCTCTCTTGTTCATTGGTATTGGTTActacatcattattattattattattattattattattattattattattattatatgatacTTAGCTTCAGTTGCGGCTTTTACTTGTGAACATGCCTTTGATGTCTCTAGTCTCTAGTAATGataataatgatataataataaatagagCGTATATAGTAAAAGTTAAATCAgatattaaaaaatgaaatagCATGTCTGCAGGAATGTGGTAACTATGTGAGAGAGTTAGTATGTGTGTGAAAGAGAAGGGAAATGATGTTCTATTTGATTTGGCTTTACAAGAGTCCTTATAGAGTGGAAGATTGAAATAACTACTTATATGTTATGGCTTTCAAAACCATGGCCAATTATTTTGTGGTTGCAAGGGAGGACCTGTAATAACTGATAACTACTTATACGTTATTGTGTTAAATTGAAATATTTATGAATAGTAAGATAtaattgttaaaatattttaattggaaTTGGACTAGTGCTGCTTATGAGGTGTGCATGAAAAGTACACTACTAAATATTTGGCCATTGCTCCGGGTTGGAATGCATGGCAGTTAAAgttgtgttttattttatttactaattttttagttgcttttctAGGAATTCATATGTAATAATCTTTTCTCTTGCAGACCAATCCATTTGATTTATTTGAGACTTTTTTGGGCTAAGTATGGGTGGCTTTTGTCGTGGCATGGATTCTACTGGATTTGGAACATGTCGAAGTACTGTTACTAAGGGTCAAGACATCCAGTAAGTTATGCAGCATTTAGTTGGGTATTTCTTGTGCCCATGTTAGTCAGTTCAATAATTTTTATACTTAGCTTCATAAGGTAAATGTTATCCGTGTTTAAAAGTTTGATTCAAATGTCAACAGGTATGATTTCTCCTTGACATTTTCTGAGGCAATTTTcgaaatagagaaagaatttgacCTTTCTCATTTGGAAACATGTGAAGTCTGTAGTGGTACTGGAGCAAAGATTGGCTCTAAAATGAAAATATGTTCAACTTGTGATGGGAGGGGTCAGGTGATGAGGACTGAACAAACACCTTTTGGATTGTTCTCATAGGTAATTTGTTATATGTCTGAGGGGAGATGATATCATTTTTTTCTTGATTTGTATGCCCTGCTACCTGAtatgaagtaaaaaaaaataaaaaaaccttaaTAATGTGTTGTATGATTGATGCATTGACCTATGTCTTCCAAAGAAGTTTCTACATTGATTTGGCATGTGCATTTTCTCTTGAGTTATTGATACCTGCCTCATTTTTAcctttgagaataattagttatgttCTTATCAATTGCTTATATTAATTTGTTAGTTATTCTTTATTCTTATGCAGGTTTTCTTACATGATGTGTACATGAAAATATATTTCTAATCCCATTTTTTAGTATTAGGTTTCAGTTTGCTCGACCTATGGAGGTGATGGTGAAATCATATCTGAATACAGGGTGCAACAGTGAGGAATGCAGGGCCATACATAGAGAGACTGAAGTTGAATCAAGAAAGAGAGAAATTGGCAAGTAAGGTTATGGAAAAAATGTCTGAAATAATTATCTAATCTATTGTCATTCTACAACTCAATGGGCCAAATTTGcaatgaagttttgaaaattaagattccCAGGCTTGAAATTGTCAATGAAAATGAGTGTGTACCCATGATTTTGTTGACCATGGTTGGTGTAAATGTATTAAGTTAGGTGTGTACTTTTAAATGTAAATTAGGTGACGTGCTCTTTATTTTTTTGGTTGGGTTTTGATGTGTAGAGAAAATTAAATGATGAGAACCAATGTATAATATTTAGATAAATTTGGAATAAAAAAAGTAATCAAAATAGagtttattttctatattttgtttatggattatgatttttttattgtgaaattttaataaaaaattatttatttaacgtGGTAAAAATGACGGTAAAAACTATctttttaaacgataaaaaaatatttcggtGAAAAAGGGTAGTTTGTAATTGTCATTTTAATCCTACAAAAATGGCGGTgagggtaaaaatggcggttcaaaaatgccattttaaccaatcAAAACAACACTATTAGGGTAAAAATGGCAGTTTGAACTGCCGTTTTAACTCTGGAAAtaatggcggtttgaaccgccgttttaacccatTTAAAAATCGCGCGTTTTAACCAATCAGAAAGTGTCATTTTATtaccgccgttttaacctatccaaaaaccgccgttttaaccaaggtaattgtggcggttttctgaaaaccgccgtaataaccagaatggcgcccagaataACGGCGTTTCTTGGAGGCGCCATTtttggtaataatggcggttctaaCCGCCGTAATTTCCAAAaataaccgccattttaaccttttttttgtagtggtcgtgattgataattgttatctttgctgattgatttaaattcctataactctagtctttccttaggagttggctaggactttaggtgttaaattgatttatccacttgacttttctttactttagtaaaggttaactaagtgggattaaaactcaattctcatcaccatcgataaggataactaggataggacttcc contains:
- the LOC112771654 gene encoding plasma membrane ATPase isoform X5; translation: MAAATSFYHMCYCAVKFSDGILLRREFRPSSYCAVRFSFGRLTSVYFTRSRSWSYVERPGLLLLGALLIAQLLSLVKFPPINHPKYL